Proteins encoded within one genomic window of Oligoflexia bacterium:
- a CDS encoding tRNA-dihydrouridine synthase family protein → MSFNWIEKNKPALVLAPMEGVTDYPMRTLLTERGGFSYCVAEFLRISQELLPKKVYLKHAPELNHGAKTFSQVPVQIQLLGGNAELMAKSAQTAIELGALAIDINFGCPAPTVNRNDGGATLLKYPERIKEIVKAVREAVPSHIPVSAKLRLGWDNMDSIFTNAKKAQDGGASWITIHARTKTQGYAPPAHWKYIGEVQKQLSIPVVANGEIWTLEDFKKCQVETNCEHFMIGRGALANPSLQHQIAHELGLPIHSKLSIAAQDLHPIGIEISDWAPLLTRFIDLTKDKSPDTQYTVCRIKQWLKMANQRRELLWFDEIKKTKSVSDINFILTRMNEVHHGTTFKNEKNRLS, encoded by the coding sequence ATGAGTTTTAATTGGATTGAGAAAAACAAACCAGCCCTTGTTCTCGCTCCAATGGAGGGAGTGACGGATTATCCCATGCGCACTTTACTCACAGAACGCGGTGGATTTAGCTATTGTGTCGCTGAATTCTTACGCATCAGCCAAGAACTTTTACCCAAAAAAGTTTATCTCAAACACGCCCCCGAATTAAATCATGGTGCAAAAACTTTTTCACAAGTACCCGTTCAAATTCAACTACTGGGTGGCAATGCCGAACTGATGGCAAAAAGTGCTCAAACTGCAATTGAACTTGGAGCTTTGGCAATTGATATTAATTTTGGCTGCCCCGCACCCACAGTGAATCGCAACGATGGCGGCGCTACACTTTTAAAATACCCTGAACGCATTAAAGAAATTGTAAAAGCAGTTCGCGAGGCAGTTCCATCTCACATTCCCGTTTCAGCAAAACTTCGTTTAGGTTGGGATAATATGGATTCCATATTTACCAATGCAAAAAAAGCCCAAGATGGTGGAGCCAGCTGGATCACCATTCACGCACGCACAAAAACCCAAGGCTACGCACCACCAGCTCACTGGAAATACATCGGCGAAGTACAAAAACAACTTAGTATACCCGTTGTTGCAAATGGGGAAATTTGGACCTTAGAAGATTTTAAAAAATGCCAAGTTGAAACAAATTGTGAACATTTCATGATTGGTCGAGGCGCATTAGCGAATCCATCATTACAACATCAAATTGCACATGAACTAGGTTTACCCATTCACTCAAAATTATCTATTGCGGCACAAGATCTTCACCCCATCGGCATTGAAATATCTGACTGGGCACCACTTCTCACACGTTTTATTGACCTCACCAAAGATAAATCTCCCGATACTCAATATACGGTTTGTCGTATTAAACAATGGCTTAAAATGGCAAACCAGAGACGTGAGCTTCTATGGTTTGATGAAATCAAAAAAACAAAAAGTGTTTCTGATATTAATTTTATCTTAACAAGAATGAACGAGGTACATCATGGCACGACCTTCAAAAATGAGAAAAATCGGCTCTCTTGA
- a CDS encoding response regulator — protein sequence MNQNMTQKILIIDDDQSIRESVSELLISEGHEVVTAANGLDGLDLLKKNKIKLVIVDLRMPIMDGWEFKQSLDADPSYKELPVFVFSATPDYRPPGITATGFITKPVDIEELLRMLAPYLKH from the coding sequence ATGAATCAGAACATGACTCAAAAAATATTAATCATTGATGATGATCAATCCATCAGAGAATCAGTATCTGAACTTCTTATTTCTGAGGGACATGAAGTTGTCACTGCAGCCAATGGCCTTGATGGGCTTGATCTACTTAAAAAAAATAAAATAAAACTTGTGATCGTTGATTTAAGAATGCCCATCATGGACGGTTGGGAGTTTAAACAAAGTCTCGATGCTGATCCTAGTTATAAAGAACTTCCTGTTTTTGTTTTCAGTGCAACTCCTGATTATCGACCACCAGGTATCACGGCTACAGGTTTTATTACAAAGCCGGTAGATATTGAAGAGCTGCTCCGAATGCTCGCGCCTTATTTAAAACATTAA
- a CDS encoding YbaN family protein, which yields MNYILTALGFIFVALGILGIILPLIPGVPFLILAALCFSKSSPKLHHWLISLPHIGPMLKDWERHGVIELQAKIAATIMIFVLISYPLIWGPISQTIKIVIASIILCVLVFIWTRPSVRIK from the coding sequence CATTTTAACTGCTCTAGGTTTTATATTTGTAGCTTTGGGTATTTTAGGAATTATTTTACCATTAATTCCTGGTGTTCCGTTTTTAATTTTAGCAGCACTTTGTTTTTCAAAAAGTTCACCCAAACTTCATCATTGGCTCATCTCACTTCCCCATATCGGGCCCATGTTAAAAGATTGGGAACGACACGGAGTCATTGAGCTCCAAGCAAAAATCGCAGCTACCATTATGATTTTTGTACTTATAAGTTACCCCTTGATCTGGGGCCCGATCTCACAAACTATTAAAATTGTGATCGCATCGATAATTTTATGTGTATTGGTGTTTATATGGACACGCCCCTCCGTGAGGATAAAATAA
- a CDS encoding rhodanese-like domain-containing protein, producing MLSHNEYCQTLDKKVSDFMENTLKVLDPQRAKDFFENKLNFTASPMEIKHLMDEGEAPHIIDVRSAVDFEMGHIPGALNIPEEKWGDLTLLKKDQTNVIYCYSHVCHLGAKAAYHFASHDFPVLEMEGGWKAWGEFDLPVEQGLHFEKNFAAEKALMDFESAH from the coding sequence TTGCTTTCTCATAATGAATATTGTCAAACCTTAGACAAGAAAGTGAGCGACTTTATGGAAAATACTCTTAAAGTACTCGATCCTCAGAGAGCAAAAGATTTTTTTGAGAATAAATTAAACTTCACAGCTAGCCCAATGGAAATAAAACATCTAATGGATGAAGGTGAAGCGCCACACATCATTGATGTACGAAGTGCGGTTGATTTTGAGATGGGCCACATTCCAGGCGCTTTAAACATTCCAGAAGAAAAATGGGGTGATTTGACACTTCTCAAAAAAGATCAAACTAACGTGATTTATTGCTATTCACATGTATGTCATTTGGGTGCAAAAGCCGCTTACCATTTTGCCTCTCACGATTTTCCTGTACTCGAGATGGAAGGTGGATGGAAAGCATGGGGCGAATTCGACCTACCCGTTGAGCAAGGTCTCCATTTTGAAAAGAATTTCGCTGCTGAAAAGGCGTTAATGGACTTCGAAAGCGCGCACTGA
- a CDS encoding lytic transglycosylase domain-containing protein: MATKRKKKLAWLKFWVIAIPSFFTINWCYHAINKPSEVIGLFDSHFYNSPRNTWQNLGSDFKDHSTSIITSDFLAALAQTETQGNPIARTYWQWSFSTNPFKIFAPASSAAGLFQITDGTYAQMKRFCIHNGEVVKDGPWYEIGSCWFNFAYNRLIPSHAIEMTAAYLDYHVTKLIKRYRGAPPNTQQKQELAAIIHLCGPQRGEQFVRNRFQLASIGNCGAHNPHAYVNKLKKLQSGFSNSRNN; the protein is encoded by the coding sequence ATGGCGACTAAACGCAAAAAAAAACTTGCCTGGTTAAAATTTTGGGTCATAGCGATCCCTAGTTTTTTTACCATCAACTGGTGTTATCACGCCATCAATAAGCCCTCAGAAGTCATTGGACTTTTCGACTCTCATTTCTATAACAGTCCACGAAATACGTGGCAAAATCTAGGATCTGACTTCAAAGATCACTCTACATCAATTATAACTTCAGATTTTTTGGCAGCTCTTGCGCAAACTGAAACTCAAGGAAATCCAATAGCACGTACATATTGGCAATGGTCGTTTTCTACAAATCCATTTAAAATTTTTGCACCCGCTTCAAGTGCTGCTGGTTTGTTTCAAATTACAGATGGAACTTATGCCCAAATGAAAAGATTCTGCATTCACAATGGAGAAGTCGTAAAAGATGGTCCATGGTATGAAATTGGTTCGTGTTGGTTTAACTTTGCATACAACCGATTAATTCCCAGTCATGCAATTGAAATGACAGCAGCCTATTTAGATTATCATGTAACAAAATTAATAAAAAGATATCGAGGAGCTCCACCAAACACTCAACAAAAACAAGAGCTAGCGGCCATCATTCATCTTTGTGGGCCACAGCGCGGAGAACAATTCGTGCGCAACCGTTTTCAATTAGCATCAATCGGAAATTGTGGGGCACACAATCCTCATGCATACGTAAACAAACTTAAAAAATTACAATCAGGATTTTCTAATTCGCGAAATAATTGA
- a CDS encoding S8 family serine peptidase, whose translation MDTPLREDKINMQISNFRILLLIILNIHLTTSTFAHTLEESITMFKNGYVQEKILLIKFKDILNSNIFGKSAPINKSQFKLNTSISYKVEPVFLSGKKRYPNVPSHFAKTIKPPNLENYYYYYFTQAPTQDQAKALLESLYADHNIAYAYFEPELFDTVISESKLNLSHVTKTSQIEDTLDFTPGFDSTPDFQDRQNYLESAPQGVNAKYGWATPGGTGKGIKIIDIERGWIANHEDFNLPFWSSDSNLNLEHGSAVWGVVAGKNNGTGITGIAHESAFGFSGTVDSSGDGNYFSSAARAIELATTQLSAGDVLIIEQQTRGPISYVPAEYWELIFNAVKTASLKGIYVVAAGANGSSSLDDKANLGAFDIQVRDSGAVLVGAGAPPTSFNHLSRVWLSNFGNRIDAFGYGEDVTTTGFGDLYGTNPTNNYTARFSGTSSATAIVAGVVAALSGIAKAEGKLLTPLQMREALRKTGTQQKGNTNERIGNLPDISELHKYINR comes from the coding sequence ATGGACACGCCCCTCCGTGAGGATAAAATAAATATGCAAATTTCAAATTTTAGAATTCTGCTTTTAATAATTCTCAATATCCATTTAACGACCTCAACATTTGCGCATACACTTGAAGAATCAATAACAATGTTTAAAAACGGGTACGTTCAAGAAAAAATATTACTGATAAAATTTAAAGACATACTTAATTCTAATATCTTTGGAAAATCAGCACCCATTAACAAAAGTCAATTTAAACTCAACACAAGTATTTCGTACAAAGTAGAGCCGGTGTTTTTAAGCGGTAAAAAAAGATATCCCAATGTGCCATCGCATTTCGCAAAAACTATAAAACCACCTAATCTTGAAAATTATTATTATTATTATTTTACTCAAGCACCCACACAAGACCAAGCCAAGGCACTTCTAGAATCACTCTATGCAGATCACAATATTGCCTACGCATACTTTGAGCCTGAGTTGTTTGACACTGTGATTTCTGAATCAAAATTAAATCTCAGTCACGTAACTAAAACTTCACAAATCGAGGACACACTTGATTTTACTCCCGGTTTTGATTCCACTCCAGATTTTCAAGACCGACAAAATTATTTAGAATCCGCACCTCAAGGTGTAAACGCTAAATACGGCTGGGCAACACCCGGTGGCACAGGCAAAGGAATTAAAATAATCGATATTGAAAGGGGTTGGATCGCAAACCACGAAGATTTTAACCTTCCGTTTTGGAGTAGTGATTCTAACTTAAACCTTGAACACGGCTCTGCCGTTTGGGGCGTAGTCGCTGGTAAAAACAATGGCACTGGAATAACAGGAATTGCCCACGAATCAGCTTTTGGATTTTCAGGCACTGTAGATAGTAGCGGAGATGGAAATTATTTTTCATCTGCAGCGCGTGCAATTGAATTAGCCACCACACAGTTATCTGCCGGCGATGTTCTTATAATCGAACAACAAACTAGAGGACCCATTAGTTATGTCCCCGCTGAATATTGGGAATTGATTTTCAATGCGGTAAAGACTGCTTCACTTAAAGGTATTTATGTCGTAGCAGCTGGAGCAAATGGTTCAAGCAGTCTTGATGACAAAGCAAATTTAGGAGCCTTTGATATTCAAGTACGAGATTCAGGAGCGGTTTTAGTTGGCGCTGGTGCTCCACCTACAAGTTTTAATCATCTGAGTCGCGTATGGCTTTCAAATTTTGGCAATCGAATCGACGCTTTTGGTTACGGTGAAGATGTTACGACTACTGGTTTTGGCGATCTTTATGGAACCAATCCCACCAACAATTACACAGCACGTTTTTCAGGCACCTCAAGTGCAACAGCTATTGTAGCCGGCGTAGTTGCTGCACTCTCTGGAATCGCTAAAGCTGAAGGTAAGCTCTTAACCCCATTACAAATGCGTGAAGCATTAAGAAAAACAGGCACTCAGCAAAAAGGAAATACCAATGAACGCATTGGAAATCTTCCTGATATTTCTGAACTTCACAAATACATCAACAGATGA
- a CDS encoding alpha/beta hydrolase: MNEKSQWFEVAHQSKGVILLAHGLNMKPSKMDSLSKFFHSEGYDVYRIALSGHRGDLQEMREVTKEKWKTESLQHYEEAKKLALSKAVPLYFVGFSLGGLLYQELINTETHIIFERVVLFAPAISMHARTQLLKAVRIFKPQLMIFSMSPIEYRANVEGTSVGAYNVLFNAISNLRMQNFKASNIPTLLFIDPKDEVISYKGIMKIKNQFQLDQWNLVEVTNSSSTLSQSMHHIITDEAAVGTSQWNIIKDLIRQHFNYFGSPRR; the protein is encoded by the coding sequence TTGAATGAGAAATCTCAATGGTTTGAAGTAGCGCATCAAAGTAAGGGGGTAATCTTACTTGCTCACGGGCTTAATATGAAGCCTTCTAAAATGGATTCACTATCTAAGTTTTTTCACTCCGAAGGTTACGATGTCTATCGCATAGCACTCAGTGGTCATCGCGGAGATCTTCAAGAAATGCGAGAGGTCACTAAAGAAAAATGGAAAACTGAAAGTCTTCAGCATTACGAAGAAGCGAAAAAACTGGCGCTGTCTAAAGCAGTGCCCTTGTACTTTGTGGGTTTTTCACTTGGCGGTTTGCTTTATCAAGAATTGATAAATACAGAAACACATATCATCTTTGAGCGAGTTGTCCTTTTTGCACCGGCAATATCAATGCATGCACGCACGCAGCTTTTAAAAGCTGTTCGCATATTTAAACCTCAGCTCATGATATTTAGCATGAGCCCCATTGAATACCGCGCCAATGTCGAAGGTACTTCTGTGGGTGCGTATAATGTTCTATTTAATGCGATCTCAAATCTTAGAATGCAGAACTTTAAAGCCTCAAATATTCCAACTTTACTTTTCATCGACCCGAAAGACGAGGTGATTAGTTATAAAGGAATAATGAAAATAAAAAATCAGTTTCAATTAGATCAATGGAATTTGGTCGAGGTCACTAACTCTAGCTCGACACTTTCACAATCAATGCATCATATTATTACAGATGAAGCTGCTGTCGGCACAAGTCAGTGGAATATAATTAAAGATTTAATACGCCAACATTTTAATTATTTTGGAAGTCCTCGAAGATAA
- a CDS encoding esterase → MARPSKMRKIGSLEVIEIPGQPKSPCIVFFHGYGADATDLVPLANVISAPPGTTWLFPNGTMEVELGPHFSARAWFPIDIEALDRARAEGTHRDLSNTTPPGIKQAREKVFEMLKTLNIPLSQVIFGGFSQGAMLATALTLYAPEPPKGLIIMSGALLDGKIWAEKAKNRTGLSFYQSHGTRDDLLGLQGAQALEKTLLDAGLKGKLQTFSGGHEIPQEVLHGVNNYLRGLPK, encoded by the coding sequence ATGGCACGACCTTCAAAAATGAGAAAAATCGGCTCTCTTGAAGTTATCGAAATTCCAGGGCAACCCAAAAGCCCGTGTATAGTTTTTTTCCATGGCTATGGTGCAGACGCCACTGATTTAGTTCCACTGGCAAATGTTATTTCAGCCCCCCCGGGCACAACTTGGTTGTTTCCTAACGGAACAATGGAAGTCGAACTGGGACCTCATTTTTCAGCACGGGCGTGGTTTCCGATTGATATTGAAGCACTTGATAGAGCGCGTGCTGAAGGCACACATCGAGATCTTTCAAACACAACACCACCTGGAATTAAACAAGCCAGAGAAAAAGTTTTTGAAATGCTTAAAACCTTAAACATTCCTCTTTCCCAAGTAATCTTCGGAGGCTTTAGCCAAGGTGCAATGCTTGCTACAGCGTTAACACTCTATGCACCTGAACCACCAAAAGGGCTCATCATTATGTCAGGCGCATTGTTAGATGGAAAAATTTGGGCCGAAAAAGCAAAAAATCGCACAGGACTTTCTTTTTACCAAAGTCATGGAACTCGCGACGACCTACTCGGACTTCAAGGCGCACAAGCCTTAGAGAAAACTCTTTTAGATGCGGGGCTTAAAGGAAAATTACAAACTTTTAGCGGAGGACACGAAATTCCTCAAGAAGTTCTTCACGGAGTAAATAATTATCTTCGAGGACTTCCAAAATAA
- a CDS encoding peptidoglycan DD-metalloendopeptidase family protein — translation MEKVKKLGFKKITVLCLVILMFSFGIYFGGRKLSGYGLNDIPSTDPQAAARAEIYPYELKKNKTAFDILQEAGLTGFDIHQIVENTKPHFNLNKLRAGTKYQLFREPEPSKELRGITFKFSPEEFLEIKKETDTTTKALIWSAKIIRETVEIKLVTYAGIVTDTLWGSAENAGMDPNLISELAEIFAWQVDFAREVRPNDRWRLSVEQRLVHGQPFGWGKILAAEYENVGEKNIAILFRQEGKDLGYFAPDGSSLRRMFLRTPMRFGRISSRFQKARFHPILKIRRPHLGVDYAAPTGTPIRAVGDGVVQIAGFRGGGGNTIKIRHNSVYETAYLHLSRINVRQGARVSQGQVIGHVGTTGLSTAPHLHFEFFQNGRYIDPLGKKFPSAEPVPTTMMSVFLAALQPSLQTLPPWPSQGVAQTNTQMPTIDSRNPSSDM, via the coding sequence ATGGAAAAAGTAAAAAAACTTGGTTTCAAAAAAATTACCGTCCTCTGCCTTGTTATTTTGATGTTCAGCTTTGGAATTTATTTTGGTGGCCGCAAACTCTCAGGTTACGGACTAAACGATATCCCCTCTACAGATCCACAAGCTGCAGCAAGAGCTGAAATATATCCGTATGAATTGAAAAAAAACAAAACAGCTTTTGATATTTTGCAAGAAGCCGGACTCACAGGGTTTGATATCCATCAAATCGTTGAAAATACCAAACCACACTTTAATTTGAACAAACTTAGAGCTGGTACAAAATATCAACTTTTTCGCGAACCAGAACCTAGTAAAGAATTAAGAGGAATTACTTTTAAATTTTCGCCAGAAGAATTTTTAGAAATTAAAAAAGAGACTGATACTACAACCAAAGCCCTTATCTGGAGTGCAAAAATAATTCGCGAAACTGTTGAGATAAAACTTGTCACCTATGCAGGCATTGTTACCGATACACTTTGGGGTTCTGCAGAAAATGCAGGTATGGATCCAAATCTTATTTCTGAGCTAGCTGAAATTTTCGCATGGCAAGTTGATTTCGCCAGAGAAGTTCGCCCTAATGATCGTTGGCGTTTATCGGTAGAACAAAGACTCGTACATGGCCAACCTTTCGGATGGGGTAAGATCCTCGCAGCTGAATACGAAAATGTGGGCGAAAAAAATATCGCCATCCTCTTTCGTCAAGAAGGCAAAGATTTAGGTTACTTTGCACCCGACGGATCAAGTCTTCGTAGAATGTTTTTAAGAACACCCATGCGTTTTGGGCGCATTTCATCACGTTTTCAAAAAGCTAGATTTCACCCTATTTTAAAAATCAGACGCCCACACTTAGGCGTTGATTACGCTGCACCCACCGGCACACCCATTCGCGCAGTTGGTGATGGCGTTGTGCAAATCGCAGGCTTTCGTGGCGGCGGTGGAAACACGATAAAAATTCGCCATAACTCTGTATACGAAACTGCTTATTTACATTTAAGTCGCATCAATGTGCGCCAAGGTGCTCGCGTCAGCCAAGGCCAAGTTATCGGTCATGTGGGCACTACTGGCTTATCAACAGCGCCCCATCTGCATTTTGAATTTTTCCAAAATGGCCGCTACATTGACCCTCTTGGAAAAAAATTTCCATCAGCTGAACCAGTCCCGACAACGATGATGTCCGTTTTTTTAGCAGCACTCCAACCTTCCCTTCAAACTCTACCTCCGTGGCCCTCACAAGGTGTTGCGCAGACAAACACACAAATGCCCACAATCGATTCTAGAAATCCATCATCAGATATGTAG